A genomic window from Rhizobium sp. 007 includes:
- a CDS encoding ABC transporter ATP-binding protein, with the protein MQQTADPILDIRGLRTIFRIRGGEVTAVNGIDLTVAAGETLALVGESGSGKSVTSLSVMRLLTRNIGAIAAGSIRLKRKTGAVADLVLLDEHDMRKVRGDDIGMVFQEPMSSLNPVFTIGDQISEPIRIHRGADRKAAMNAAIALLESVGIPDAKRRAGQYPHELSGGMRQRATIAMALACDPVLLIADEPTTALDVTIQAQILDLLLKLQRERGMAMLFVTHNLGVVAEIAHRVAVMYAGRIVEQGPVGEVFRHPKHPYTIGLLASMPRLGDATRMKLAGEKLAAIPGMVPSLMKMPPGCAFSPRCKFAIDACRAAVPPLEDVNPQHRSRCIRWREI; encoded by the coding sequence ATGCAACAGACCGCCGATCCCATTCTCGACATTCGCGGACTGCGGACGATCTTTCGCATCCGCGGCGGCGAGGTGACGGCGGTCAACGGCATCGACCTGACCGTCGCCGCCGGCGAGACGCTGGCACTCGTCGGCGAATCCGGCTCGGGCAAGTCGGTAACGAGCCTTTCGGTCATGCGGCTACTGACCCGCAATATCGGCGCGATCGCCGCCGGCAGCATTCGCTTGAAGCGGAAGACCGGCGCCGTCGCCGACCTCGTCCTGCTTGACGAGCACGACATGCGAAAAGTCCGCGGCGACGATATCGGCATGGTGTTTCAGGAGCCGATGTCGAGCCTCAATCCCGTCTTCACCATCGGCGACCAGATATCGGAGCCGATCCGCATTCATCGCGGGGCGGATCGGAAGGCCGCGATGAATGCGGCCATCGCCCTGCTCGAAAGCGTTGGCATTCCGGATGCGAAGCGCCGTGCCGGCCAATATCCGCATGAACTTTCCGGCGGCATGCGCCAGCGCGCGACGATCGCCATGGCGCTCGCCTGCGATCCGGTGCTGCTGATTGCCGACGAGCCGACGACGGCGCTCGACGTAACGATCCAGGCACAGATCCTCGACCTTCTCTTGAAGCTGCAGCGCGAGCGCGGCATGGCGATGCTCTTCGTCACCCACAATCTCGGCGTCGTCGCGGAAATCGCCCACCGCGTCGCGGTCATGTATGCCGGGCGGATCGTCGAGCAGGGGCCGGTCGGCGAGGTTTTCCGCCATCCGAAGCACCCCTATACGATCGGCCTGCTCGCCTCGATGCCGCGGCTCGGCGACGCAACCCGCATGAAGCTCGCCGGCGAAAAGCTCGCCGCCATTCCCGGCATGGTGCCGAGCCTGATGAAAATGCCGCCGGGCTGCGCTTTCTCGCCTCGATGCAAGTTCGCCATAGACGCGTGCCGCGCGGCTGTCCCGCCGCTCGAAGACGTCAATCCGCAGCATCGAAGCCGCTGCATCCGCTGGCGGGAGATTTAG
- a CDS encoding oligopeptide/dipeptide ABC transporter ATP-binding protein, translated as MNEPLLSVRGLAKHYTSRGTKLTILQDISFDIGKGEVVGLVGESGSGKTTIGRSVLRLVEPSSGSVRFDGTELTELSASAMRRARPRMQYIFQDPYASLSPRMTIGEILTEGLKIQGIGKREERLDRARSALEKVDLPADALNRYAHEFSGGQRQRIGIARALTLSPEFIVADEPVSALDVSIQAQVINLLRDLQQRLGLTMLFISHDLAVVEYICDRVIVLYLGRIMEIATSADLYARPQHPYTRALLSAIPSPDPDARRNRQILKGDIPSPANPPSGCVFRTRCPKALDACARTVPELREVAPGHFKACIRDDLD; from the coding sequence ATGAACGAGCCTTTGCTTTCCGTTCGCGGTCTCGCGAAACATTATACGTCGCGCGGCACGAAACTTACGATCCTGCAGGATATCTCCTTCGATATCGGCAAGGGCGAGGTCGTCGGCCTCGTCGGCGAATCCGGCAGCGGCAAGACGACGATCGGCCGCTCGGTGCTACGGCTGGTCGAGCCCTCTTCCGGAAGCGTGCGCTTTGACGGAACCGAACTCACCGAGCTGTCCGCCTCCGCCATGCGGCGCGCGCGGCCGCGCATGCAGTATATTTTCCAGGACCCCTATGCCAGCCTCTCGCCGCGCATGACGATCGGCGAAATCCTGACGGAGGGGCTGAAGATCCAGGGCATCGGAAAGCGCGAGGAAAGGCTCGACCGGGCGCGGTCCGCCCTCGAAAAGGTCGATCTTCCGGCCGACGCACTCAATCGCTATGCGCATGAATTTTCCGGTGGACAGCGCCAACGCATCGGTATTGCCCGCGCCTTGACGCTGTCGCCGGAATTCATCGTTGCCGACGAGCCCGTTTCGGCGCTCGACGTCTCCATCCAGGCGCAGGTCATCAACCTGCTGCGCGATCTGCAGCAGCGCCTTGGCCTCACCATGCTGTTCATTTCGCATGACCTGGCGGTGGTCGAATATATCTGCGACCGCGTGATCGTGCTCTATCTCGGGCGGATCATGGAGATCGCAACGAGCGCCGATCTCTATGCCAGGCCGCAGCATCCCTATACCCGCGCCCTACTCTCGGCGATCCCCTCGCCTGACCCGGATGCCCGGCGTAACCGGCAGATATTGAAGGGCGACATTCCAAGCCCCGCCAACCCGCCAAGCGGCTGCGTCTTCCGGACGCGCTGTCCAAAGGCGCTGGATGCCTGCGCCCGGACCGTGCCGGAACTGCGCGAAGTGGCCCCTGGGCATTTCAAGGCCTGCATTCGAGACGACCTGGATTGA
- a CDS encoding dihydrodipicolinate synthase family protein — MTEKRRHPIGGNWASLLLPINPDDSINFDKLGEEIDILIAARVDGIYSNGTAGEFHNQTEAEFDRIQSMLAKRCTKAGMPFVIGACQPDAMIQLDRVRRAASFRPLAIQVILPDWWPLNDLEAADFLARASKVADGIALILYNPPHAKRVLTPRELANICIPCPDIVGIKLSDGGADWYGEARKHLQEFSLFVPGHHLATGMREGVAAGAFSNVACLSPRGAQRWTDLIETNLEAALETERRICRFMDEHIVPFRQKAGYSNAALDKLLSAIGNWGPVGTRLRWPYRAIDETEAARLSEIAREALGELFFAP, encoded by the coding sequence GTGACAGAAAAAAGGCGGCATCCGATCGGCGGGAACTGGGCAAGCCTTCTTTTGCCGATCAATCCAGACGACAGCATCAATTTCGATAAGCTCGGCGAGGAAATCGATATTCTGATCGCAGCCCGCGTCGACGGCATTTATTCGAACGGCACGGCAGGCGAATTCCACAACCAGACCGAAGCGGAATTCGACCGCATCCAGTCCATGCTGGCAAAGCGTTGCACGAAAGCCGGAATGCCCTTCGTCATCGGCGCATGCCAGCCGGATGCGATGATCCAGCTGGACCGCGTCCGGCGTGCAGCCTCGTTCAGGCCGCTTGCCATTCAGGTGATCCTGCCGGACTGGTGGCCGCTCAACGATCTCGAAGCTGCCGATTTCCTGGCGAGGGCATCTAAGGTCGCCGATGGGATTGCGCTGATCCTCTACAATCCGCCGCATGCCAAACGCGTTCTAACGCCCAGAGAGCTCGCAAATATCTGCATCCCCTGCCCTGATATCGTCGGGATCAAGCTTTCCGATGGCGGCGCGGACTGGTATGGCGAAGCGCGGAAACACCTCCAGGAATTCTCGCTCTTCGTACCCGGCCATCATCTGGCGACCGGCATGAGAGAAGGCGTGGCTGCAGGCGCATTTTCCAATGTCGCCTGCCTCAGCCCGCGCGGCGCGCAGCGATGGACCGATCTGATTGAGACCAACCTCGAGGCCGCATTGGAAACGGAACGCCGGATCTGCCGATTCATGGACGAACACATCGTCCCCTTCCGCCAGAAGGCCGGTTATTCGAATGCCGCGCTTGATAAACTGCTGAGCGCAATCGGCAATTGGGGACCTGTCGGAACACGGCTGCGGTGGCCCTACCGCGCCATCGACGAGACGGAGGCTGCGCGGCTTAGCGAGATCGCGCGCGAGGCGCTAGGCGAGCTCTTTTTTGCGCCCTAA
- a CDS encoding L-idonate 5-dehydrogenase, which translates to MQTRFARLYGARDLRVEAGSVREPGEGEVLLRMAAAGICGSDLHYYQDGGFGPVRVREPIIPGHEASGFVETAGAGVALPEGTLVAVNPSQPCGSCEYCKRGQPIHCLDMRFMGSAMRLPHEQGMFRQWLVVPAVQCVAVSGDVSAAEAACAEPLAVCLHAASRAGEIAGKKVLITGAGPIGCLAVAAARYRQAAEIVVTDLADAALRRASAMGADKTINAKDQDALAPYEAGKGYFDLAFECSAAAPAIRFAIASVKPRGTIVQVGVTGDIAIPLNALVGKELHIHGSQRFHSEFKDAVALIASRQIDIRPIISHSFPLERALEAFEQAGDRSAACKVQLVF; encoded by the coding sequence ATGCAGACGCGATTTGCCCGGCTTTACGGAGCGCGGGACCTGAGGGTCGAGGCAGGCTCCGTGCGGGAACCGGGCGAAGGCGAAGTGCTCTTGCGCATGGCGGCTGCAGGGATCTGCGGCTCCGACCTGCATTACTACCAGGACGGCGGTTTTGGGCCGGTGCGCGTGCGCGAGCCGATCATTCCCGGACACGAGGCGTCGGGCTTCGTCGAGACGGCGGGCGCCGGAGTGGCCCTGCCTGAGGGCACCCTGGTCGCCGTCAATCCGAGCCAGCCGTGCGGATCGTGCGAATATTGCAAGCGTGGGCAGCCGATCCACTGCCTCGACATGCGCTTCATGGGAAGCGCCATGCGGCTTCCCCATGAGCAAGGCATGTTTCGCCAGTGGCTGGTCGTGCCGGCGGTGCAATGCGTTGCTGTTTCCGGTGATGTCAGCGCGGCCGAAGCGGCATGCGCCGAACCGCTGGCCGTCTGCCTGCATGCAGCTTCACGCGCGGGCGAGATCGCGGGAAAAAAGGTGCTGATCACCGGCGCCGGCCCGATAGGATGCCTTGCCGTTGCCGCGGCGCGTTATCGTCAGGCTGCGGAAATCGTCGTCACCGACCTTGCTGACGCCGCGCTCCGGCGCGCAAGCGCAATGGGAGCGGACAAAACGATCAATGCAAAAGATCAGGATGCGCTCGCGCCCTACGAAGCCGGCAAAGGCTATTTCGACCTTGCATTCGAATGCTCTGCCGCAGCGCCGGCAATCCGCTTTGCGATCGCGTCGGTCAAGCCGCGCGGCACGATCGTGCAGGTGGGCGTGACCGGCGACATAGCCATTCCGCTCAATGCCCTGGTCGGCAAGGAACTGCATATCCACGGTTCGCAACGCTTTCACAGCGAATTCAAAGATGCGGTGGCATTGATCGCCAGCCGGCAGATCGACATCCGTCCGATCATCAGCCACAGCTTCCCCCTCGAACGCGCTTTGGAGGCTTTCGAGCAGGCCGGCGACCGCTCGGCTGCGTGCAAGGTGCAGCTGGTGTTTTAG
- a CDS encoding TRAP transporter large permease, which translates to MLLLVGSFLLLMVIGVPVAISMATASVLYIVLYGVAPDIIVAQRMIAGVESFPLLAVPFFILAGNLMNSAGVTGRIYSFAVALVGWMKGGLAQVNIIGSVIFSGMSGTALADAAGIGTIEIKAMKDHGYPVEAAVGVTAASATLGPIFPPSLPFVIYGMMANVSIGALFMAGILPGIVMTVLMMVTVAAFAYARSWGSDAPFDVKQLLSASLEIVVVLLVPVAIYLMILAGLSMNVSAGIALAALLALDWYFSFSAVMALMTPVILIGGMTMGWFTPTEAAVAAVLWSLFLGLVRYRTMTLSTLAKASFDTIETTASVLFIVTAASVFAWLLTVSQAAQLLSTAILSITDNKWVFLILVNLLMLFVGCFLDTIAAITILVPILLPIVTQFQIDPVQFGLIMTLNLMIGLLHPPLGMVLFVLSRVAKLSVERTTMAILPWLAPLFVALILITFIPSVSLWLPQQLGLLK; encoded by the coding sequence ATGCTCCTGCTTGTCGGCTCGTTTCTCCTGCTGATGGTCATCGGCGTGCCTGTCGCGATCTCGATGGCGACCGCCTCGGTGCTCTATATCGTTCTTTACGGCGTCGCGCCCGACATCATCGTCGCCCAGCGAATGATCGCCGGCGTCGAGAGCTTTCCGCTGCTTGCCGTTCCCTTCTTCATTCTCGCCGGCAACCTGATGAATTCGGCAGGCGTGACCGGACGTATCTATTCGTTTGCGGTCGCCCTCGTCGGCTGGATGAAGGGCGGCCTCGCGCAGGTCAACATCATCGGCTCTGTGATCTTCTCCGGCATGTCGGGAACCGCGCTTGCGGATGCCGCCGGGATCGGCACCATCGAGATCAAGGCGATGAAGGACCACGGCTATCCGGTTGAAGCAGCCGTCGGCGTCACGGCGGCCTCGGCGACGCTCGGCCCGATCTTCCCGCCGTCTCTACCCTTCGTCATCTACGGCATGATGGCGAACGTCTCGATCGGCGCCCTGTTCATGGCCGGTATTCTGCCCGGCATCGTCATGACCGTTCTGATGATGGTGACCGTTGCCGCATTCGCCTATGCGCGGAGCTGGGGCTCGGACGCACCCTTCGATGTCAAGCAGCTTCTGTCGGCGTCGCTGGAAATCGTCGTGGTGCTGCTCGTTCCCGTCGCGATCTACCTCATGATTCTTGCCGGCTTGTCGATGAACGTGTCGGCCGGCATCGCGCTTGCCGCGCTTCTGGCACTGGACTGGTATTTCTCCTTTTCAGCCGTCATGGCCCTGATGACGCCGGTCATTCTCATCGGCGGCATGACAATGGGCTGGTTTACGCCGACGGAAGCGGCAGTCGCGGCTGTGCTCTGGTCGCTTTTCCTGGGGCTGGTGCGCTACCGCACCATGACACTCTCGACGCTCGCCAAGGCGAGCTTCGATACGATCGAGACCACGGCCTCGGTTCTCTTCATCGTCACCGCGGCCTCGGTCTTTGCCTGGCTGCTGACGGTCAGCCAGGCCGCACAGCTCTTGTCGACGGCGATCCTTTCAATCACCGACAACAAGTGGGTTTTCCTGATCCTCGTCAATCTGCTGATGCTTTTCGTGGGCTGCTTCCTGGATACGATCGCGGCGATCACCATCCTTGTTCCGATCCTGCTGCCGATTGTGACGCAATTCCAGATCGATCCCGTGCAGTTCGGCCTGATCATGACGCTCAATTTGATGATCGGCTTGCTTCATCCGCCGCTCGGAATGGTATTGTTCGTCCTTTCGCGGGTGGCAAAGCTCTCCGTCGAGCGCACGACCATGGCGATCCTGCCCTGGCTCGCGCCGCTGTTCGTCGCACTGATCCTGATCACCTTTATCCCGTCGGTCTCGCTCTGGCTGCCGCAGCAGCTCGGGTTGCTGAAGTAA
- a CDS encoding TRAP transporter small permease, which produces MSQEVHTQITPDEIAHTFEGAAPTAKASDYAPEDWITLIVFWLMTGCVFLQFFTRYVLNDSYAWTEEIAINCLIGVVFLGSVMCVRTSRHIQVDVFYHYMPQRMARILASFVDVVRIGFFAYACHLMWRYVQIVAGEEMVTIALPRNIVFYSVFAAFVLMLLRAIVVFVANMRRGYSVLERPEEFQKIED; this is translated from the coding sequence ATGTCGCAAGAAGTCCACACCCAGATCACCCCAGACGAGATTGCCCATACGTTCGAAGGCGCGGCTCCGACCGCCAAAGCCTCGGATTATGCCCCGGAGGACTGGATCACCCTGATCGTCTTCTGGCTCATGACCGGCTGCGTCTTTCTGCAGTTCTTCACGCGCTATGTATTGAACGACAGCTATGCCTGGACGGAAGAGATCGCCATCAACTGCCTGATCGGCGTCGTCTTCCTTGGTTCGGTCATGTGCGTGCGCACCTCGCGCCACATCCAGGTGGACGTATTCTACCACTACATGCCGCAGCGGATGGCGAGGATCCTTGCCAGCTTCGTCGATGTCGTCCGTATCGGCTTCTTTGCCTACGCCTGCCATCTGATGTGGCGCTATGTGCAGATCGTCGCCGGGGAGGAGATGGTGACCATCGCGCTGCCGCGCAACATCGTTTTCTACAGCGTCTTTGCCGCATTCGTCCTGATGCTGCTGCGCGCCATCGTGGTCTTCGTTGCCAATATGCGCCGCGGCTATTCCGTTCTGGAGCGGCCCGAGGAATTCCAGAAAATCGAGGATTGA
- a CDS encoding sialic acid TRAP transporter substrate-binding protein SiaP, with product MKIRLATIVCTAAAIMATTIAAHAQTVLKWAHVYETSEPFHTDSVWASEEINKRTGGRYKIEVYPASQLGKEADINQGLKLGTVDIIISGSSFAARDYKPIGVTYYPYIFRGPAHLIAYTKSDVFKRLAQGYEDKTGNHIAAVSYYGTRQTTSNKPIAKCADMQGLKIRVPDVPAYLAMPRACGANTTPIAFAEVYLALQNGTVEAQENPLTTIEAKKFYEVQKNIILTGHIVDHLNTVVSKTLWSSLSDEDKTIFETVMREAAERTTKTIEGRENGLIATFKEKGLNVTEVDKADFEKAVAEKVAFEDFGYEKTDWEAIRAIQ from the coding sequence ATGAAGATCAGACTGGCTACGATAGTTTGCACCGCAGCCGCCATCATGGCGACGACAATTGCCGCACATGCACAGACGGTCCTGAAATGGGCCCATGTCTATGAAACGTCCGAACCCTTCCACACGGATTCGGTCTGGGCATCCGAGGAGATCAACAAGCGCACCGGCGGGCGCTACAAGATCGAGGTCTATCCCGCTTCACAGCTCGGCAAGGAAGCGGACATCAACCAGGGACTGAAGCTCGGCACCGTCGATATCATCATTTCCGGCTCGAGCTTTGCCGCCCGCGATTACAAGCCGATCGGCGTCACCTACTATCCCTATATCTTCCGCGGCCCGGCACATCTGATCGCCTACACCAAGAGCGATGTCTTCAAGCGCCTTGCCCAAGGCTACGAAGACAAGACCGGCAACCATATTGCTGCCGTCAGCTATTACGGCACGCGCCAGACGACCTCGAACAAGCCGATCGCCAAGTGCGCCGACATGCAGGGTCTCAAAATCCGCGTTCCCGACGTTCCAGCCTATCTCGCAATGCCGCGCGCCTGCGGCGCAAACACGACGCCGATCGCCTTTGCCGAGGTCTATCTTGCGCTTCAGAACGGCACGGTCGAGGCACAGGAAAATCCGCTGACGACGATTGAGGCGAAGAAGTTCTACGAAGTTCAGAAGAACATCATCCTGACCGGCCATATTGTCGATCATCTGAACACCGTGGTTTCCAAGACCCTGTGGTCGAGCCTCTCCGACGAGGACAAGACAATCTTCGAGACCGTGATGCGGGAAGCTGCAGAGCGCACCACGAAGACAATCGAAGGACGGGAAAACGGCCTCATCGCCACCTTCAAGGAGAAGGGGCTCAACGTGACGGAAGTCGACAAGGCCGACTTCGAAAAGGCAGTTGCCGAGAAAGTGGCCTTCGAGGATTTCGGCTACGAAAAGACCGACTGGGAAGCCATCCGCGCTATCCAATAA
- a CDS encoding FadR/GntR family transcriptional regulator gives MFSAVESRRLYRQVADQIRSMIAAGELAVGQRLPPERELAEKLAVSRPTIREALIVLEVEGLVHIRMGSGIYVARKHTVQPAQPEREPFEGPFELLQARSIIECAIAEEAAQRATASHIAVLDENLQQMASVVNDTDAALEIDRAFHTAIAGIVGNAALIRFTGEIYDQRMTPYFEKLASHFEGPDSWTRAMEEHRAIRDAIAANDPAAAKQAMRTHLDRSQKRFSESFGEELFGEDEGGRAAARRNAKI, from the coding sequence ATGTTTTCGGCTGTTGAATCGCGCCGCCTTTACAGGCAGGTGGCTGACCAAATTCGTTCGATGATCGCGGCTGGCGAGCTGGCCGTTGGCCAGCGCCTCCCGCCGGAGCGCGAACTGGCCGAAAAGCTGGCGGTCTCGCGTCCGACCATTCGCGAGGCATTGATCGTGCTGGAAGTGGAAGGGCTCGTGCATATCCGCATGGGCTCGGGAATATATGTCGCCCGCAAGCACACCGTTCAGCCCGCTCAGCCGGAGCGCGAACCGTTCGAAGGGCCGTTCGAGCTGCTGCAGGCCCGCTCCATCATCGAATGCGCGATCGCCGAGGAGGCTGCGCAGCGCGCAACCGCCAGCCACATTGCAGTGCTCGACGAGAACCTGCAGCAGATGGCAAGCGTTGTGAACGATACCGATGCGGCGCTCGAAATCGACCGCGCCTTCCACACGGCAATTGCCGGCATCGTCGGAAATGCCGCGCTCATCCGCTTCACCGGCGAAATCTACGATCAGCGCATGACGCCGTATTTCGAGAAGCTGGCGAGCCATTTCGAGGGACCTGATTCCTGGACGCGCGCGATGGAGGAGCATCGCGCCATCAGAGATGCGATCGCCGCCAATGACCCCGCAGCCGCCAAACAGGCCATGCGGACCCATCTCGACAGATCGCAGAAGAGATTTTCCGAAAGCTTCGGGGAGGAGCTTTTCGGGGAAGACGAAGGCGGCCGCGCTGCGGCCCGGAGGAATGCAAAGATCTAA
- a CDS encoding Ldh family oxidoreductase, with the protein MPTEHPTSPVRATLASIDRFCRAVFIAAGADEATSDGATRAMMHGTRLGIDSHGVRLLPHYVEGLMKGRINRQPKVALASAFGAVGVLDADNGHGGLATFVAMDHAIELADRHGIGAVAIRNSSHFGPAGAYALHAARRGFIGLAFCNSDSFVRLHDGAMRFHGTNPIACAVPVPNDNPWLFDMATSAVPYNRVQLYRSLGKSLPAGTASDSHGYDTTDPEQADMLAPLGGEFGFKGAGLAGLAEILSAVLTGMKLSFDIAPMPGPDFSTPRGLGAFVLAMKPEAFLDRHHFDAAMTRYLETLRNSPARDDLNVMAPGDREWKVAEDREKNGVELDPATAASFAALAARYALQPPFGP; encoded by the coding sequence ATGCCGACTGAACATCCGACTTCGCCTGTAAGGGCGACGCTTGCTTCCATCGATCGCTTCTGCCGCGCCGTCTTCATTGCAGCGGGTGCTGACGAGGCTACCAGCGATGGAGCGACGCGGGCGATGATGCATGGGACGCGGCTCGGCATCGACAGCCACGGCGTCCGGCTTTTGCCGCACTATGTCGAAGGCTTGATGAAGGGCCGCATCAACCGGCAGCCGAAAGTGGCGCTTGCTTCGGCATTCGGAGCGGTCGGTGTGCTCGACGCCGATAATGGCCATGGAGGGCTTGCTACCTTCGTGGCGATGGATCATGCGATCGAATTGGCGGACCGCCATGGCATCGGCGCCGTGGCCATCCGCAATTCCTCGCATTTCGGGCCGGCCGGCGCCTATGCGCTTCATGCGGCCCGGCGGGGCTTCATTGGTCTTGCGTTCTGCAATTCCGACAGTTTTGTCCGCTTGCATGACGGCGCGATGCGCTTTCACGGCACCAATCCGATCGCCTGTGCGGTGCCGGTTCCCAACGACAATCCCTGGCTCTTCGACATGGCCACCAGCGCGGTGCCTTATAATCGCGTTCAGCTTTACAGGAGCCTTGGCAAGAGTTTGCCGGCCGGTACGGCTTCGGATAGCCACGGCTACGATACCACCGACCCGGAGCAGGCCGATATGCTGGCGCCGCTTGGCGGTGAATTCGGCTTCAAGGGGGCCGGGTTGGCCGGATTGGCCGAAATCCTCAGCGCCGTCCTGACCGGCATGAAATTGAGCTTCGACATCGCGCCAATGCCCGGTCCGGACTTCTCGACACCGCGCGGACTGGGTGCCTTCGTGCTGGCGATGAAGCCTGAGGCTTTCCTGGACAGACACCACTTCGACGCTGCCATGACGCGTTATCTGGAGACGCTGCGCAATTCGCCGGCCCGCGATGACTTGAACGTCATGGCGCCAGGCGACCGCGAATGGAAAGTCGCCGAAGACCGCGAGAAAAATGGTGTCGAACTCGACCCTGCGACAGCGGCATCCTTTGCGGCGCTTGCCGCACGTTACGCTCTGCAACCGCCGTTCGGTCCATAG
- a CDS encoding helix-turn-helix domain-containing protein, with translation MKEGTLNSPSNLCSSEADYDVLQWDVREGCEVRQILDRIADKWSLLVIALLEKRTLRFTQLRNSIEGISQRMLTTTLRNLERDGIIERTVYPVVPPRVEYALSPLGCTLHETIRALVGWTESNQAEILAARARYDAKAASERW, from the coding sequence ATGAAAGAAGGCACTTTAAACTCACCGAGTAACCTTTGCAGCAGCGAGGCGGATTACGACGTCCTGCAATGGGATGTGCGCGAAGGCTGCGAGGTGCGCCAGATCCTCGATCGGATCGCCGATAAATGGTCGCTGCTGGTGATCGCTCTTCTGGAAAAGCGCACGCTCCGCTTCACGCAATTACGCAATAGCATCGAAGGCATCAGCCAGCGCATGCTGACGACCACCTTGCGCAACCTTGAACGCGACGGAATTATCGAGCGAACGGTCTATCCCGTCGTGCCGCCGCGCGTTGAATATGCGCTGTCGCCGCTCGGCTGCACTCTGCACGAAACCATCCGCGCGCTGGTGGGGTGGACGGAATCGAACCAGGCTGAAATTCTGGCGGCCCGAGCCCGTTACGACGCCAAGGCAGCCAGCGAGCGCTGGTGA
- a CDS encoding MFS transporter — MSTTLSSSEAGAAPMTPRAAATLIVLCGAIFLEGIDVAMLNIALPAIRADLNLTTTTLSGVVSAYVLGYAGFMLLGGRAADIFGKRRVFLFALAVFIAFSGLGGLATEGWMLLLARFVTGAASAFMTPAGLALVATNFPEGPQRNRAVTIYASTASAGFSLGLVLGGLLAAIDWRWVFFAPVILALLIFAAAIRLIADKQSRTTRERFDIPGAVTLTAAMLLVVHGVTRLEHPDQNLAWTLGIFGVSAALWLAFFLIERLSAAPLVRFGIFRSGSLVRSNLGALLFAGSFFGFQFIATLYLQELLGWTPIETSIAMLVIGIDAVVAPILTPRLVDRFGNDRVIFAGFVLAAISYALLLGMELDWTYAAIFPSMLLLGLAFSIAYSPLTIAATDGIHEDEQGLAGGLVNTAFQFGAALGLSGASAIGAYVLGEATSAEARLVSLQTALIVPVAAAVAGALITAMGIRRCRDLPCDQVMPS; from the coding sequence ATGTCCACGACCCTTTCTTCTTCCGAAGCCGGCGCCGCACCTATGACGCCGCGTGCCGCAGCGACGCTGATCGTCCTTTGCGGAGCCATCTTTCTTGAGGGCATCGATGTTGCCATGCTCAATATCGCGCTTCCGGCAATCCGGGCCGATCTTAATCTGACGACAACCACGCTGAGCGGCGTGGTGAGCGCCTATGTGCTGGGCTATGCCGGTTTCATGCTGCTCGGCGGCCGTGCTGCGGACATTTTCGGCAAACGCCGGGTCTTCCTTTTTGCACTTGCCGTCTTCATTGCATTCTCCGGACTCGGCGGCCTTGCGACGGAGGGCTGGATGCTCCTGTTGGCCCGCTTCGTCACAGGCGCCGCCTCGGCATTCATGACACCGGCCGGCCTGGCGCTCGTCGCGACGAATTTTCCGGAGGGTCCCCAGCGCAACCGCGCAGTGACCATCTACGCCTCCACGGCTTCCGCCGGTTTCTCGCTCGGGCTCGTCCTGGGCGGATTGCTTGCTGCAATCGACTGGCGCTGGGTGTTCTTTGCCCCGGTGATCCTGGCGCTCCTCATCTTTGCCGCCGCAATCAGGCTCATCGCCGACAAACAGTCTAGAACCACCAGGGAGCGCTTCGACATTCCAGGCGCCGTTACGCTCACAGCAGCGATGCTGCTTGTGGTTCATGGCGTGACCCGCCTCGAACATCCGGACCAGAACCTGGCATGGACGCTCGGCATCTTCGGCGTGAGCGCGGCCCTGTGGCTTGCCTTCTTCCTGATCGAGCGTCTGTCCGCCGCGCCGCTCGTGCGTTTCGGAATATTCCGCTCCGGCTCCCTCGTCCGGTCGAACCTCGGAGCGCTGCTGTTTGCCGGGTCGTTCTTCGGCTTCCAGTTTATCGCGACGCTCTATCTCCAGGAATTGCTTGGCTGGACGCCGATTGAGACCAGCATTGCGATGCTTGTGATCGGCATCGACGCGGTCGTCGCTCCCATCCTGACGCCCAGGCTTGTCGATCGCTTCGGAAACGACCGCGTTATCTTCGCAGGCTTCGTTCTTGCCGCCATCTCCTACGCATTGCTGTTGGGGATGGAGCTCGACTGGACATATGCCGCAATCTTCCCAAGCATGCTTTTGCTCGGACTGGCCTTCTCTATCGCCTATAGCCCGCTGACAATCGCCGCCACCGATGGCATTCATGAAGACGAACAGGGGCTGGCCGGCGGGCTGGTCAATACCGCCTTTCAGTTCGGCGCAGCCCTCGGCCTGTCGGGTGCAAGTGCCATCGGCGCCTATGTTCTTGGCGAAGCTACATCTGCCGAAGCCCGGCTGGTATCGCTTCAAACGGCGCTGATCGTCCCGGTCGCAGCCGCCGTGGCTGGCGCGCTGATCACTGCCATGGGCATCAGGCGCTGCCGCGATCTGCCCTGCGATCAGGTCATGCCATCCTGA